A window of the Canis aureus isolate CA01 chromosome 29, VMU_Caureus_v.1.0, whole genome shotgun sequence genome harbors these coding sequences:
- the LBX1 gene encoding transcription factor LBX1, giving the protein MTSKEDGKAAPGEERRRSPLDHLPPPANSNKPLTPFSIEDILNKPSVRRSYSLCGAAHLLAAADKHAPGGLPLAGRALLSQTSPLCALEELASKTFKGLEVSVLQAAEGRDGMTIFGQRQTPKKRRKSRTAFTNHQIYELEKRFLYQKYLSPADRDQIAQQLGLTNAQVITWFQNRRAKLKRDLEEMKADVESAKKLGPSGQMDIVALAELEQNSEAAGGGGGGCGRAKSRPGSPALPPGAQQAPGAGPLQLSPASPLTDQPASSQDCSEDEEDEEIDVDD; this is encoded by the exons ATGACTTCCAAGGAGGATGGCAAGGCGGCGCCGGGGGAAGAGCGGCGGCGCAGCCCGCTGGATCACCTGCCGCCACCCGCCAACTCCAACAAGCCGCTGACTCCGTTCAGCATCGAGGACATCCTCAACAAGCCGTCTGTGCGGAGAAGTTACTCGCTGTGCGGGGCGGCGCACCTGCTGGCGGCCGCGGACAAGCACGCGCCGGGCGGCTTGCCCCTGGCGGGCCGCGCGCTGCTCTCGCAGACCTCGCCGCTGTGCGCGCTGGAGGAGCTCGCCAGCAAGACCTTTAAGGGGCTGGAGGTCAGCGTCCTGCAGGCAGCCGAAG GCCGCGACGGGATGACCATCTTTGGGCAGCGGCAGACCCCTAAGAAGCGGCGAAAGTCGCGAACAGCCTTCACCAACCACCAGATCTACGAGTTGGAGAAGCGCTTCCTCTACCAGAAGTACCTGTCCCCCGCCGATCGCGACCAAATCGCGCAGCAGCTGGGCCTCACCAACGCTCAGGTCATCACCTGGTTCCAGAATCGGCGCGCCAAGCTCAAGCGGGATCTGGAGGAGATGAAGGCCGACGTGGAGTCCGCCAAGAAACTGGGCCCCAGCGGGCAGATGGACATCGTGGCACTGGCCGAACTCGAGCAGAACTCGGaggccgcgggcggcgggggcggcggctgCGGCAGGGCCAAGTCGAGGCCTGGCTCTCCCGCGCTCCCTCCAGGCGCCCAGCAGGCCCCGGGCGCCGGGCCCCTGCAGCTCTCTCCCGCCTCCCCGCTCACGGACCAGCCGGCTAGCAGCCAGGACTGCTCAGAGGACGAGGAAGACGAAGAGATCGACGTGGACGATTGA